One window of Saimiri boliviensis isolate mSaiBol1 chromosome 4, mSaiBol1.pri, whole genome shotgun sequence genomic DNA carries:
- the IFNGR1 gene encoding interferon gamma receptor 1 isoform X1: protein MALLVLLTLAMQGVSRAEMGTADPGPSSVPIPTNVTIESYNMKPVVYWEYQIMPQVPVFTVEVKTYGYGDWIVACTNISHRYCKISDHVNDPLNSLWVRVKARVGQKESAYAKSEEFTVCQHGKIEPPKLSIRKEEKQITIDIFHPSVFVNGEEQEVDYYDEITCYIIVYNVYVRVNGSEIPYKVSTKMEDDCNEIQCQLTVPVPSLNSQYCVSAEGVLNVWGVTTEKSKEVCVTISNSSIKGSLWIPAVAVLLFLVVAAVLIYFYIKKINPLKEKSIILPKSLISVVRSATTETKPESKYMSRITSYQPFFLEKEVDCEEALSPVPDMHTEDNPEKGEHTEELSSITEVVTTEEDIPDMVPGSHLTPIERESSSLLSSNQSEPGSVTLNSYHSRNCSDGEHSRNGCDTESSCLESHSSLSDSEFPPNNKAQIKTEEQELITVIKAPTSFGYDKPHVLVDLLVDDDGKESLIGYRPTKDSREFS from the exons TACCTATACCAACTAATGTTACAATTGAGTCCTATAACATGAAACCTGTCGTGTATTGGGAGTACCAGATCATGCCACAGGTTCCTGTTTTTACCGTAGAGGTAAAGACCTATGG ttaCGGAGACTGGATTGTTGCCTGCACCAATATTTCTCATCGTTATTGTAAGATTTCTGACCACGTTAATGATCCATTAAATTCACTTTGGGTCAGAGTTAAAGCTAGAGTTGGACAAAAAGAATCTGCCTATGCAAAGTCAGAAGAATTTACTGTATGCCAACATG GAAAAATTGAACCACCTAAACTGAGtatcagaaaggaagagaagcaaaTCACAATTGACATATTTCACCCTTCAGTTTTTGTAAATGGAGAAGAGCAGGAAGTGGATTATTATGATGAAATTACCTGTTACATTATTGTGTACAATGTCTATGTGAGAGTGAACGGAAGTGAG ATCCCGTATAAAgtatccacaaagatggaagaCGATTGCAACGAGATTCAGTGCCAGTTAACAGTTCCAGTGCCCTCACTGAATTCCCAGTACTGTGTTTCGGCAGAAGGAGTCTTAAATGTATGGGGTGTTACAACTGAAAAGTCAAAAGAAGTTTGTGTTACCATTTCCAATAGCAGCATAAAAG GTTCTCTTTGGATTCCGGCTGTGGCTGTTTTACTATTTCTAGTAGTTGCTGCGGTAttgatctatttttatattaagaagATTAATCCATTGAAGGAAAAAAGCATAATATTACCCAAGTCCTTG ATCTCTGTGGTAAGAAGTGCCACTACAGAGACAAAACCTGAATCAAAATACATGTCACGCATTACATCATACCAGccatttttcttagaaaaggaGGTGGACTGTGAAGAGGCATTGTCTCCAGTTCCAGACATGCATACCGAAGACAATCCAGAAAAAGGAGAACATACAGAAGAACTTTCTAGCATAACCGAAGTGGTGACTACTGAAGAAGACATTCCTGACATGGTCCCGGGCAGCCATCTGACTccaatagagagagagagttcttCACTTTTAAGTAGTAACCAATCTGAACCCGGCAGCGTCACTTTAAACTCATATCACTCCAGAAATTGTTCTGATGGTGAGCACTCCAGAAATGGTTGTGATACTGAATCCAGCTGTCTGGAATCTCATAGCTCCTTATCTGACTCAGAATTTCCCCCAAATAATAAAgctcaaataaaaacagaagaacaaGAGCTCATAACAGTAATAAAAGCCCCCACTTCCTTCGGTTATGATAAACCACATGTGCTGGTGGATCTACTTGTCGATGATGATGGTAAAGAGTCCTTGATTGGATATAGACCAACAAAAGATTCCAGAGAATTTTCATGA
- the IFNGR1 gene encoding interferon gamma receptor 1 isoform X2, which produces MKPVVYWEYQIMPQVPVFTVEVKTYGYGDWIVACTNISHRYCKISDHVNDPLNSLWVRVKARVGQKESAYAKSEEFTVCQHGKIEPPKLSIRKEEKQITIDIFHPSVFVNGEEQEVDYYDEITCYIIVYNVYVRVNGSEIPYKVSTKMEDDCNEIQCQLTVPVPSLNSQYCVSAEGVLNVWGVTTEKSKEVCVTISNSSIKGSLWIPAVAVLLFLVVAAVLIYFYIKKINPLKEKSIILPKSLISVVRSATTETKPESKYMSRITSYQPFFLEKEVDCEEALSPVPDMHTEDNPEKGEHTEELSSITEVVTTEEDIPDMVPGSHLTPIERESSSLLSSNQSEPGSVTLNSYHSRNCSDGEHSRNGCDTESSCLESHSSLSDSEFPPNNKAQIKTEEQELITVIKAPTSFGYDKPHVLVDLLVDDDGKESLIGYRPTKDSREFS; this is translated from the exons ATGAAACCTGTCGTGTATTGGGAGTACCAGATCATGCCACAGGTTCCTGTTTTTACCGTAGAGGTAAAGACCTATGG ttaCGGAGACTGGATTGTTGCCTGCACCAATATTTCTCATCGTTATTGTAAGATTTCTGACCACGTTAATGATCCATTAAATTCACTTTGGGTCAGAGTTAAAGCTAGAGTTGGACAAAAAGAATCTGCCTATGCAAAGTCAGAAGAATTTACTGTATGCCAACATG GAAAAATTGAACCACCTAAACTGAGtatcagaaaggaagagaagcaaaTCACAATTGACATATTTCACCCTTCAGTTTTTGTAAATGGAGAAGAGCAGGAAGTGGATTATTATGATGAAATTACCTGTTACATTATTGTGTACAATGTCTATGTGAGAGTGAACGGAAGTGAG ATCCCGTATAAAgtatccacaaagatggaagaCGATTGCAACGAGATTCAGTGCCAGTTAACAGTTCCAGTGCCCTCACTGAATTCCCAGTACTGTGTTTCGGCAGAAGGAGTCTTAAATGTATGGGGTGTTACAACTGAAAAGTCAAAAGAAGTTTGTGTTACCATTTCCAATAGCAGCATAAAAG GTTCTCTTTGGATTCCGGCTGTGGCTGTTTTACTATTTCTAGTAGTTGCTGCGGTAttgatctatttttatattaagaagATTAATCCATTGAAGGAAAAAAGCATAATATTACCCAAGTCCTTG ATCTCTGTGGTAAGAAGTGCCACTACAGAGACAAAACCTGAATCAAAATACATGTCACGCATTACATCATACCAGccatttttcttagaaaaggaGGTGGACTGTGAAGAGGCATTGTCTCCAGTTCCAGACATGCATACCGAAGACAATCCAGAAAAAGGAGAACATACAGAAGAACTTTCTAGCATAACCGAAGTGGTGACTACTGAAGAAGACATTCCTGACATGGTCCCGGGCAGCCATCTGACTccaatagagagagagagttcttCACTTTTAAGTAGTAACCAATCTGAACCCGGCAGCGTCACTTTAAACTCATATCACTCCAGAAATTGTTCTGATGGTGAGCACTCCAGAAATGGTTGTGATACTGAATCCAGCTGTCTGGAATCTCATAGCTCCTTATCTGACTCAGAATTTCCCCCAAATAATAAAgctcaaataaaaacagaagaacaaGAGCTCATAACAGTAATAAAAGCCCCCACTTCCTTCGGTTATGATAAACCACATGTGCTGGTGGATCTACTTGTCGATGATGATGGTAAAGAGTCCTTGATTGGATATAGACCAACAAAAGATTCCAGAGAATTTTCATGA